The sequence below is a genomic window from Anopheles cruzii chromosome 3, idAnoCruzAS_RS32_06, whole genome shotgun sequence.
TCGCGGTAATGCGAAGGGAAATTTTGCCATCCGCAAGGGATGCAGCAGCCTTTTCAACAGTTCGTGcttcatcgacgacgacgacgagtcggGCGATGAGTATGGTGCGGAAGATACGTTCCGACACGAGCTTACCACTTGCCACAGCACAAACGTAAGTTTTTCTGCCGATTTCCTAGAGGCATCCAAACTGTCCTCGACCAAAAGAACCTCAGGTATCACGAAAGACGGATGCAAGGAAGATGAAGAGTCTGAAGAACGATCAGTAACTGATACAGGATTGTCTGGCTCGTTGACGCATTCGGAGGACGATCAGGACAGTTACTGTGAGCGAAGCACTGTGTACGTGGTAGAGAAACCATTCAACGGAGCAACGGAACCACGCCACAGTCTCGAACCTCCTAATGCTTATGAATCGGCAGACGCATCAGTTATAGAAATCGATGATacggtgatcgtgatcgatTGACTTAGCGGGGTTCGGGATGAGTGCTACGGTTAGTTGGCGTCAGTTGGTCATTTTTTCTGTCGATTTCCTCCGTAAACATATCCCGACGCCAGTTCCTTAGGTGGGAGTGGTTCGCAGAGTACTTATTTTCTGCATGCTTCATGTTCTATGGCCGACTAGGAAAAGTGTTTTTGTCCCCACAACTTTAGTGTCTATGTTTCATTCGTCCAATCCCCAGTATTGTGATGTGCAAATTTCGTTCATGTTTTGATAGTTGGCATTCGTCCTTTGCTTGTTTGCCGCATGGTTCAAGGGTAATTCTGTATTAATTTATCtaccggtttttgttttttctttgcaggCGATAGTGCCGATGGAAGATTAGAAGCAGGGAGCACAGTACGCAGCCAGTGGCTGATGTTTCAAACCTATGCAGCCTTTTTCCCCGTTGGACGGACAGCTGTCATATGAAAACGTAAACACAAAACCTTCTACGACGCTCTTCACAGAAAGCTACAGCAGAAGATAATCAGTTAATAAATATATGTTTTAACCGCTGAGTTTGTGTTCGATTCGTGGTTTTGGCTTTTGGAAAGAATGGCCGCTCCTCAACCAGAAGAAGGATTTGATCAAGCAGAGGTAAGTGAACCGAAGCAAGACGCGTGTCAAACATTGCAGTTAATACGATTGGTATGTACCAGTTCGAAGATGACGATCTTGGTGAGGTACAGATCGAAACCTCCTCCGGCCGAAAACGTTTGTTCAGCAAGGAGCTGCGCTGCATGATGTACGGCTTCGGTGACGATCAGAATCCTTACACCGAAAGCGTCGACCTTCTGGAGGACTTAGTGGTCGAGTTCATCACCGAAATGACGCATCGTGCAATGGAAATCGGCCGCACGGGGCGAGTTCAGGTAGAAGACATCGTATTCTTAGTGCGCAAGAACTCCCGGAAATATGCGCGCGTCAAGGATTTACTCACGATGAACGAGGAGCTGAAACGCGCCCGAAAGGCATTCGATGAAATCAAATATGTCGGCGCAGAAGCGAAGATCAAGTAGCCATGGCGGGCAACttctttcattttatttttcccacaATAAATTGGACTTTACTTGTAGAGTGCTTTTACAggcttatttatttttccggGTTTTAGAACAGCTCCACTACGATGCCACGGgaaatttgtgtttttttccttcaccACGCTCTCGCAAATGCTAACTTTTGTCTCATCGCTAATTTGTCTCCTCGATCTCTTCGCTGTCTACCGGTCGTTCGTGAAGGTTAAACAGCTTCGCCACTTCGTTCAAATCGTCGTACTCCGTGTGTTGATCGAGAATTTTCCTAGCCGTTCCCATTCTGTTAAACACATTCCATAGCACCAAGCCGACGACCTTTTTATCGCGCAGATAAAATATGACTCCTTTATCAAAGTTTTCTGATTCCGACTCGGCAGGCTTCGAACTATCGTCAGCCTCCTTTTTGGTAACTTCCGCCCCACCGACTGCGTTTGCTGCTTGGAGTTTGTCCGAATCACCACTTGCCTCGGCAACGGAACGGGCCCGTTCAGCCGCAGACTGTTTTGCGAAAACGGCCACTGTCGGAAGGGACGAGTCGATCAATCCGATTGCTTCGTAGCTAATACGACGACCCAGGTCAGACCAAAACATGCTCTGGTGTGTGTAAGGATTGTCTGTAATTTATAGGAGTGAAAAATGGAACTCAATGCCACACAATCTTATGTTTTCCATGCTTTTGAGACTTACTTTGTCCAACCATATTTTCGCCCGCCAACCGTCCCGAAACGACCGCATGATCATGGTGTTCCACGCGCCGGCGGCCAAACTTTGTGTCGTAGAAACATGCTGCATCACCTGCCACATACACGTTTGAACGTGCCCGAAGTTCTGCATCAACTAGGAAGCCACCATGTTTTGAGTCTACCTCAAGGTCGGAAGTCTTCGCTAGGTCCGTGTTCGGTTCCGAGCCGACCGCTACGATCACTTGATCTACAAGCAGCACACTGTCGTCGACGAGCGTCAGCTTGACCTTTCGACCCTGCATCTCGACCGCCTTGACTTGAGTTTTGGGCCAAACCTTTACGCCCTCTTCCCGCAATCGTTCCGTCGTCCAGTTACTCAAATACTCGGGCAGAATCTTGGCCATATTGCCTACCTCGTGGAACAATTGGTACACTTCAACATTCTTTTTGCGCGTCTGTTCCGCTTTTGATAGCGCGCAAGCAAGCTCGCTGCCCAAAAATCCCCCACCAATGATGGCCACTTGGCTTCCTTCGGCCAGCCTCTCCGTTAGCTGTTCGAAATCGTGCACACTCTTGAACAGCGTCACACGCTCGCGAACCGCCAGTGGAGCGGATTCAAAGATGGGCAAATTTTTCGGCCGGGCACCGGTCGCAATGAGACACTTGTCGTATCCGATCGTGGTACCGTCAGTCAGAATTGCTTTTCGGTTGACCACGTCCAGACGTTGCACCTCGTAGCCCCGCGCTACCGCTATGCCACCATTGGGCGCATCTCCGAGCTTATTCGGATCGATATAGTAATCAGTGGGTTCGTAGTAGATGCTTCGTTCGCCGCCGTTCCATTGTCGAAACTTGAGCGGCTCGTCAACCGGATTGAACCACAGTTCCTTCGAAAGTGGTGGGCGCATGTACGGCATTTCGAGCTCGTTCGTCACCATCAACACTTTTGCCTTGGGGTCGTATACGCGAATCGCCCGGAACGCGGCAATGCTGGCTGTTCCTCCACCGATCAGCAAATATGGGACGTGGGGAGGTAAGTCCTTGGAAGAGGCAGGATATGGTTGCTTTTTTCGAGTTGGAGGACCTTCCCGAGTATCATTCACGGTTGCGGGATCGAAGAGGCCGTTGTAGTAGGCAAGACCGAggccgccagcagccaggGCGATCGCTCCCAGCAAGTAGCCCGTATAAGATTGTGTCGGCGGTGCAGGCGGTGGTGGACATGAtggaccaccgccgcctgTTGGTGCTACTTTTTGTGCCGATTCCTAGAATAGccaaagaaataaagaaataagTAAAATCTGGGTACAAAACACAGTTCTGATGGACACTCGTTCAAAAAAAGAACCTCTACAAATCTTTCATTATCGCACTTTTCACACGAAAGGACCACGGGGTCGATGGAAGCTAGTGGAACGGATTTCGGCTGTGAAGGGTTAGAACGTTATTGGATTGGCCCGAAAATCACCTACATTCCTAAAACACTGTTTAAAACCTTATAGAAGTTGTTAGTGGGAACGTAGCGTTTCGTTGGAGCCGGGTAAGGACTGGGATCGTTCGGGAATTGTATCAACTCGCCCATCATCGGTAATCGCTTTTCTTCGCAAAGCGTGCCAGAACCATTCGATAGCTCCGCTGTTTCATCGTCACACGGACACGGTTTGTCCGGATCACGGTaagtttcgatttttctcttgCTATTTACCTTACGTGAAATCCATCGTCGTTCAACCACCGGCGGAGTGCAAGCTACGGATCGGAGacaaaaaatcgataaatcgTTCAACGTTATTCGGTAATGTTACATCAGCCCTTTGCTGACCTCCAGCGAGAAGATTCCGGCGAACGTTCGCGAACGGGCAAGCATTTCGTAGGCTGCCCACTGCCACGCGGGACACCGAAAGCATCGCGACGTGGTTCGTTTTTTATCCAAATTCACAACTGACCACCACACTGTGCGATTTTGCGGCCGCTTGTACCAAGCTGCGCTGGtaccatttatttatttgttgttcTCTCTCGAGGAGGATTGCCCTTTCACTTCTGCGCCGGGAAGCAAACACTGAAACTGTCAAACGCGCCCGGTTGCGTGCGTTGAGAAGGATGTGGCTGCGGCATGATTTTTCCTGATTTATTCCAAAAAAGTTTTAAGAAACTCATCAAGAAACCACCAAATAATCCATTCGAGTAGTCAGAGCAAAAAAGGAGAGATTACTTGGATTGAAAATGCCGCAGTTTTGCCTTGCTGGACTACTTTATTGCATTTTGTATTGCATCGTGCGTTGTGGATCTTCTCCGGTTGCTGCCAAACAAATGTCATCTTGTCTACTTGAGGGTTCCTCTTCACACTTTGCAGCGTGAGCCGGTAGGCAACATAACTTTGACTCAATTATTTATACTATTTAATTAACACAGGCATCACGCAATGCGCATCATGATTTAGTTAAGTAAAGGCAAACGGTTCTCTCTTTGGTTTCAGGTGAAAAGCTTGCAAGGTACTTGAGTCATCGAAATTACGTCACAATCGGACGGTTTGTCAACACCTACACACAATGTCAGTGTTTCGATTAATCGGTGGTGAAATTATTTCCATTTACCGTCATAGCCTGCTCGCGATCGGAACTGGATCGGTGAGACAGTTTTCTGTATCGAAACACGGCCTACAGGCGGCCAACACCGAAAAAGAACCGGTGGATGCTGAAAGTGCTGCGGAAGAAGAAACACTGCAAGAAAGTGACACAACCCGCCGGCCGGTAGAAGACGATCCGAAAGACCGGACCCGTGTGGTACCGGTGGAAACGAGCATTCGATATTTGGCCAGCGAGGCATACCGACAAACCTACCAGGACGATCCGGTGTGGAAACAGTATCGACGCAACCACAAAGGCGCGTATCCTCCAAAGTTGACACGCAAAACGTGTGTCAGAAAGGGCCGCATCTCCACCGGCAATCCATGTCCGATCTGTCGTGACGAGTATCTGGTGCTCGACCATAACAACACCGAACTGTTGAAACAGTTTATCTCGCCCCAAACTGGTGAAGTTCTGAGCTACCGGGTGACGGGGCTGTGCCAGAAGAAACACCTtcagctgctggtggcagtGGAACGGGCGATGGACCGTGGAATGTTGACCTTCGACGTGCCGTTCAGGGAATACGATTACTCTGAATACTACGGTGTGCAGGAAGGAAAATCTTCTAAATAAGTTCCGTGCGCAACAAAGCGTCGTAGTTAGTGGTGTTAGGAAATAAGTGAACTACATTTGCTACAAACTTTAACTGAACGTGAAGCGAGGTCATCACGACCATATTTTACcctttgctgctgttgcgtcCATTTGTCAATCAATATGTGCGACGAACTCGCTTGCACCTTCCTGGTCGTCGGTGGAGGAATCGCCGGTGTTACATGTGCCGAAACATTGGCCGTCCTGCGAACCAACTCCTCCGATCGGATTCTTCTCATCACTGAATCATCGCTCGTGAAAGCGGTCACCAATTTGGTTCCACTCGGCAAGCTGCTCACCCGATTCGATGTAGAGGAGCGTGATGCCAGCGATCTCGCTGCTAACAACATCGGAATACTGCAAGATCGTCTTGAATCGATTGTTACCAGGGAACACTTCGTGAAAACCGAGAGCGGAAAGCAGATAAAATACCGTTACTTATGCCTCTGTACCGGTGCTAGGCCAAACATTATCGAAAAGGCACACGGGAGCCAACATGTAATCGGAATACGGGATACTGAGTCGGTGGAGGAGCTACAGAAACGGATCAGCACCGCCAGCCGACTGGTGGTCGTCGGTAATGGTGGCATTGCTTCGGAGCTGGTGTACGAAATGGAGGGAATGGAAGAAATTCATTGGGTGATCAAGGACCCGTACATTAGTTCCACATTCGTAGATTCCGGTGCGGCCAGCTTCTTTCAGGAAAGACTGAGCAACAAAAATCCATCATCCGATGAAGAAAAGAAGCCGATCTACAAGCGGATGCGATACACGGAACAAGTCGATGATGCGACGACTGCAAATAAACGCGGAGCAGCCCTAGGACCGGATTGGCACCACGCGTTCGACATCAAAAAGCACGGAGAGCATGTACAGGGCAGTGTCTCAATCCATCCTTCGGCGGAGGTGGCATCAATCGAGGAGCTGTCCGTTGACGGAAAATTACCACTCGCAGTGCACCTGACGGATGCCAGTGTCATCGAGTGTGATTTCGTTGTATCAGCCACTGGTGTCGTTCCGGCCGTTGGATGGCCCTGCGATCAATCGTTCAAGCTTGGGCCCGATGGTGGACTCTTTGTCGATTGGCACATGGGGACCTCCGTAGAGGACGTTTATGCGGCGGGTGATGCTTGCTATGCCGGTTGGGATCGAGCTTCGCACTGGTTTCAGATGCGCCTCTGGACGCAAGCGAGGCAGATGGGTGCAATGGCCGCCCGCAGTATGGCGGCGAAACGTGATGGAGAGCAGATTTACCAAGATTTTTGCTTCGAAATGTTCAACCACGTGACGACCTTGTTTGGGTATCAGGTTGTGCTCCTCGGGTGCTACAATGGCCAAGGTTTGAACGATAAGTACGAGGTGCTTCTCCGGATGACGCCCGGCCTTGAGTACGTGAAGTTCGTGCTGGTCGAAGGACGATTGCAGGGAGCGCTGCTCGTCGGAGAAACGGGATTGGAAGAAACGTGCGAAAACTTGATACTTAACCAGCTGGACCTATCACCATATGGCGAAGACTTGTTGGATCCTAACATCGATATTGAGGATTATTTCGATTAAGGGCGAGTACGAGTGGAGACCAAAATGAAGCAGCGTACGAGTAGCTTACACGAGTCTTTATTACTGTGGGTTTGGTATGAAACTCGCTTCATATGTGTTCCACCACACATGGGTATGCATACATTGCTAGGAAAAGAGTCCGTAAAATAATTggcaataataaaaataatggaaCAACCAGTTTCTCCTAATCGTTGAACGAAAAAGAACATTCACATTACACATTGTCCAAATTTACAAACGCGTACGGCAAAGAAAACCTCGTTTTACCTAAAGTATCGaagataaataataaaatgagCCTTACAATAAAATAGTTTGGTGCTCTTAATTTGCCACGCATTCACATACTCATGAAGGTGAAGGATAAACTCTCTCGCAGCGAATTTATCCGCATTTCTAATGATAGAAAAATGAGCGATGGCAATTGCTATACCCTTGTCGTTACACTTGACACTCTTCCGTTCTTCTTCGGTCTTGTGGACTAAACACagacaaaaaagaacacaGTAGCAAGTATCACTCTCCTATGAAATTTAAGCGTGACGTAGAATTAAGAGGAAATGTCAATCCCGATTTACGTGCCACCACGGGGGATTTTAATTCATTCCAGCCCTAGCA
It includes:
- the LOC128275629 gene encoding transcription initiation factor TFIID subunit 13, which gives rise to MAAPQPEEGFDQAEFEDDDLGEVQIETSSGRKRLFSKELRCMMYGFGDDQNPYTESVDLLEDLVVEFITEMTHRAMEIGRTGRVQVEDIVFLVRKNSRKYARVKDLLTMNEELKRARKAFDEIKYVGAEAKIK
- the LOC128275628 gene encoding apoptosis-inducing factor 1, mitochondrial — its product is MLSVSRVAVGSLRNACPFANVRRNLLAGACTPPVVERRWISRKESAQKVAPTGGGGPSCPPPPAPPTQSYTGYLLGAIALAAGGLGLAYYNGLFDPATVNDTREGPPTRKKQPYPASSKDLPPHVPYLLIGGGTASIAAFRAIRVYDPKAKVLMVTNELEMPYMRPPLSKELWFNPVDEPLKFRQWNGGERSIYYEPTDYYIDPNKLGDAPNGGIAVARGYEVQRLDVVNRKAILTDGTTIGYDKCLIATGARPKNLPIFESAPLAVRERVTLFKSVHDFEQLTERLAEGSQVAIIGGGFLGSELACALSKAEQTRKKNVEVYQLFHEVGNMAKILPEYLSNWTTERLREEGVKVWPKTQVKAVEMQGRKVKLTLVDDSVLLVDQVIVAVGSEPNTDLAKTSDLEVDSKHGGFLVDAELRARSNVYVAGDAACFYDTKFGRRRVEHHDHAVVSGRLAGENMVGQNNPYTHQSMFWSDLGRRISYEAIGLIDSSLPTVAVFAKQSAAERARSVAEASGDSDKLQAANAVGGAEVTKKEADDSSKPAESESENFDKGVIFYLRDKKVVGLVLWNVFNRMGTARKILDQHTEYDDLNEVAKLFNLHERPVDSEEIEETN
- the LOC128274962 gene encoding 28S ribosomal protein S18b, mitochondrial, whose product is MSVFRLIGGEIISIYRHSLLAIGTGSVRQFSVSKHGLQAANTEKEPVDAESAAEEETLQESDTTRRPVEDDPKDRTRVVPVETSIRYLASEAYRQTYQDDPVWKQYRRNHKGAYPPKLTRKTCVRKGRISTGNPCPICRDEYLVLDHNNTELLKQFISPQTGEVLSYRVTGLCQKKHLQLLVAVERAMDRGMLTFDVPFREYDYSEYYGVQEGKSSK
- the LOC128274960 gene encoding pyridine nucleotide-disulfide oxidoreductase domain-containing protein 1 yields the protein MCDELACTFLVVGGGIAGVTCAETLAVLRTNSSDRILLITESSLVKAVTNLVPLGKLLTRFDVEERDASDLAANNIGILQDRLESIVTREHFVKTESGKQIKYRYLCLCTGARPNIIEKAHGSQHVIGIRDTESVEELQKRISTASRLVVVGNGGIASELVYEMEGMEEIHWVIKDPYISSTFVDSGAASFFQERLSNKNPSSDEEKKPIYKRMRYTEQVDDATTANKRGAALGPDWHHAFDIKKHGEHVQGSVSIHPSAEVASIEELSVDGKLPLAVHLTDASVIECDFVVSATGVVPAVGWPCDQSFKLGPDGGLFVDWHMGTSVEDVYAAGDACYAGWDRASHWFQMRLWTQARQMGAMAARSMAAKRDGEQIYQDFCFEMFNHVTTLFGYQVVLLGCYNGQGLNDKYEVLLRMTPGLEYVKFVLVEGRLQGALLVGETGLEETCENLILNQLDLSPYGEDLLDPNIDIEDYFD